In the Festucalex cinctus isolate MCC-2025b chromosome 10, RoL_Fcin_1.0, whole genome shotgun sequence genome, one interval contains:
- the swt1 gene encoding transcriptional protein SWT1, producing MSQSSKKRKRKRLYKGEVEEEASKDKQKGDGSEKRHNENQHSRYSTQGGAHASHVQEETRQIKKAVYKLRTREETDKRLVSHADVANLKRKSTSLTTRNDCPHNVGLNIAGKDKVTSGSEIKKRSPIRSQNLRNSNTGYRKEEKDSKSDEKSHYMIPPRSKKKRKSKAKKLIQNESKTFVTQEQSQTAPHRKDSISRKQTGIIRQTCQESQVKRKISSGAKTSPDFTKQQFSANSSVAQPKIPTAIHSNSKFPKILKIDLVAANSIEKSDVTSTSRTATCTTAQTVRTTATNSCKQHQSCERKDESPSFSNAPLAASDAYAEEMREQMRVAQELHLARFERRLDVDVMQSYGELTCMDIDPPEERTASTLCKQPAHQDIILVLDTNILLSHLCYVKTMEHSGLGALGLPIVLIPWVVLQELDSLKNRKGVNNSVADLACPAISYIYNSLRKQVRHIWGQSMQQAAQSNSSLMAQNNDDKVLQCCLQYQSLYPDCALILCTNDKNLCCKAVLSGVKALSKKDLEAEVERSTHNLGHQQSTVVKNLPQITAPMPSPMPGGSFTIVPSHTQRLPSLCPSEEDRKNPRVEEEKKKKCISELEDCLKEVLSNVLEMEMKAVYNEMWKEIIHIKPPWNLLEILQCMQKHWIAVFGFIVPRHLLHTVLHLIGFFKRGPLRDVDSIFVALQEAKVFVKEFGKRSSHVPRALTAMDNIGRKLLQPETAVCDVAMNEDDAAKQPPSCHVPHHEVWAMFENIWCKVCEISLEVFKVLAFDPHTRQSALPVGGPVPPQDAVVCLSQISSMVSQLVRAITSLLSSSAGLPEVRVLLNTIRSNKMVDVNSTLTDTDLLSCFSQEDYREKLRVGVNQLTELKDTLDHCVQTTSQHVTLDM from the exons ATGTCTCAAAGTTCAAAAAAAAGGAAGCGCAAGAGGCTTTACAAAGGAGAGGTAGAAGAGGAG GCATCCAAAGATAAACAAAAGGGTGACGGATCTGAAAAGAGGCACAATGAAAACCAACACTCACG CTATTCTACACAAGGTGGAGCACATGCTTCTCATGTTCAAGAGGAAACCCGCCAAATCAAAAAGGCTGTGTACAAACTCCGTACTAGAGAAGAAACAGACAAGAGACTGGTGTCTCATGCAGATGTAGCCAATTTAAAGAGAAAAAGTACATCTCTTACAACCCGGAATGATTGCCCCCACAATGTGGGGCTTAATATTGCAGGGAAAGATAAGGTTACCAGTGGTAGTGAAATAAAGAAAAGGAGTCCAATCAGATCTCAGAACCTCAGGAATTCAAACACAGGTTAtcggaaagaagaaaaagactCAAAATCAGATGAAAAGTCTCACTACATGATCCCACCTAGATCAAAAAAGAAGCGGAAAAGCAAAGCTaaaaaattgattcaaaatGAGAGCAAAACTTTTGTGACTCAAGAACAAAGCCAGACCGCTCCTCACCGCAAGGACTCTATAAGCAGAAAGCAAACAGGGATAATTAGACAAACATGTCAGGAAAGTcaggtgaaaagaaaaataagctCAGGTGCAAAAACATCTCCAGACTTCACCAAGCAACAGTTTTCTGCAAACTCATCAGTGGCTCAGCCCAAAATACCGACAGCGATACACTCCAATTCCAAGTTTCCAAAGATATTGAAAATAGATCTTGTAGCGGCAAACAGTATTGAGAAGAGTGATGTTACCTCTACAAGCAGGACCGCCACATGTACGACTGCGCAAACTGTTCGTACGACAGCCACAAACAGTTGTAAGCAGCATCAGAGCTGTGAAAGAAAAGATGAGAGTCCATCTTTCTCAAATGCCCCTCTCGCTGCAAGTGATGCCTACGCAGAGGAGATGCGTGAGCAG ATGCGAGTGGCACAAGAGCTTCACCTTGCCCGGTTTGAGAGGAGATTAGATGTGGATGTCATGCAGAGCTATGGAGAGCTCACGTGTATGGACATAGACCCCCCAGAAGAGAGAACTGCATCTACTCTCT gCAAGCAACCTGCACATCAAGACATAATTCTTGTTCTGGACACCAATATTCTCCTCAGTCATTTGTGTTATGTGAAAACGATGGAACATAGTGGCCTTGGAG CATTGGGTTTACCAATTGTCCTAATCCCCTGGGTGGTGCTTCAAGAGCTGGATTCTCTCAAAAACCGGAAAGGAGTCAATAATTCTGTGGCTGATCTGGCCTGTCCCGCCATTTCCTACATTTATAACTCTCTGAGAAAGCAAGTAAGACACATTTGGGGGCAGTCGATGCAGCAGGCTGCTCAAAGTAATA GTAGTCTGATGGCTCAGAATAATGATGACAAAGTGCTGCAGTGCTGCCTACAGTATCAGAGTTTGTACCCAGACTGTGCTCTCATCCTGTGCAC AAATGATAAGAATCTATGCTGTAAGGCTGTCCTTAGTGGAGTTAAGGCCTTGAGCAAGAAAGACTTGGAGGCAGAGGTTGAGAGATCAACACACAACCTTGGCCACCAACAAAGCACTGTCGTCAAGAATCTTCCCCAAATCACTGCGCCTATGCCCTCACCAATGCCCGGAGGCAGTTTTACAATAGTGCCATCTCATACTCAAAGACTACCGTCTTTATGTCCCTCAGAGGAAG ATCGCAAAAATCCCAGAGTGGaagaggagaagaaaaagaaatgcatCTCTGAGCTTGAAGACTGCCTGAAGGAGGTGCTGTCAAATGTGCTTGAGATGGAGATGAAAGCTGTTTATAATGAGATGTGGAAAGAG ATCATCCACATAAAGCCACCCTGGAATCTTCTTGAGATTTTGCAATGTATGCAAAAGCACTGGATAGCAGTATTTGGTTTCATTGTCCCAAGACATTTGCTGCATACAGTTCTACATCTCATTGGCTTCTTTAAACGAG gtccgTTAAGGGACGTGGATTCTATTTTCGTGGCTCTCCAAGAAGCGAAGGTGTTTGTTAAGGAATTTGGGAAAAGGTCAAGCCATGTTCCCAGGGCACTAACTGCAATGGACAACATTGGCCGCAAGCTACTACAG CCTGAAACAGCTGTCTGTGATGTTGCAATGAATGAGGATGATGCAGCCAAACAACCTCCTTCCTGTCATGTCCCTCACCATGAAGTCTGGGCTATGTTTGAAAACATTTGGTGTAAAGTCTGTGAAATAAG CTTGGAAGTCTTCAAAGTTTTGGCCTTTGACCCTCACACCAGACAGAGTGCCTTGCCAGTAGGAGGTCCTGTTCCACCACAGGACGCCGTTGTCTGCCTGAGCCAAATATCCTCCATGGTCTCACAGCTGGTCCGAGCCATCACAAG TCTTCTGTCCTCTTCTGCCGGTTTGCCAGAAGTGCGGGTGCTTCTCAACACTATCAGATCCAATAAG ATGGTTGATGTCAATTCCACACTGACCGACACGGACCTACTCAGTTGTTTCTCACAGGAAGACTACAG AGAGAAGCTGCGAGTTGGCGTGAACCAGCTGACAGAACTAAAGGACACCCTGGACCACTGTGTTCAGACCACAAGTCAGCACGTCACTCTGGACATGTAG
- the ivns1abpa gene encoding influenza virus NS1A-binding protein homolog A isoform X2: MIPNGYLIFEDESFLDSTVAKMNALRKSGQFCDVRLQVCGHELMAHRAVLACCSPYLFEIFNSDIEPHGVSHVTFEDLDPEAVEILLNYAYTAQLKADKELVKDVYSAAKRFKMERVKQICGDYLLSKMDSQNVISFRNFASSMGDARVLAKVDSYIQDHLLDVSEQDDFLKLPRLKLEVMLEDNLTLPSNGKLYAKVLNWVQRSLWENGEQLEQLMEEVQMLYYSADHKLVDGGLVIEGHTEVFGGEEEHLQFVQKKPVRESAQRPMSCSSSGSLSPSNQAANGPKQTTSREWKYIASEKTTNNTYLCLAVLDGVLSVIFLHGRSSPQTSPSATPCLLKSLSFEAPPEELEERRLSPMRYARSGLGTATVNSRLVAAGGYNREECLRTVECYDPKEDRWTFIAPMRTPRARFQMAVLMGQLYVIGGSNGHSDELSCGETYDPVADEWAQVPELRTNRCNAGVCSLNNKLYVVGGSDPCGQKGLKNCDAFDPVSKIWSSCAPLNIRRHQAAVCELDGFMYVIGGAESWNCLNTVERYNPENNTWSLIAPMNVARRGAGVAVCAGKLFVVGGFDGSHALRCVEVYDPARNEWKMLGDSIYAVGGFDGNDFLNTMEVYDPEVDEWSDCIKALFPFPE; the protein is encoded by the exons ATGATTCCAAATGGTTACCTGATCTTTGAGGATGAAAGTTTCTTGGATTCCACTGTGGCCAAAATGAATGCCCTGAGAAAGAGTGGTCAGTTCTGCGACGTTAGACTGCAG gtatgtGGCCATGAGTTGATGGCCCATCGTGCTGTGCTGGCTTGCTGCAGTCCATACCTGTTTGAGATCTTCAACAGTGACATTGAACCTCATGGAGTGTCACATGTCACTTTTGAGGACTTGGACCCGGAGGCTGTGGAGATCTTGCTTAACTATGCCTACACTGCCCA GCTTAAGGCAGATAAGGAGCTGGTCAAGGAcgtttactctgctgccaaaaGGTTCAAGATGGAGCGGGTCAAGCAG ATTTGCGGTGACTACTTGCTGTCTAAGATGGATTCCCAGAACGTCATTTCTTTTCGGAACTTTGCTAGCTCAATGGGAGATGCCAGAGTTTTGGCCAAAGTGGATTCCTACATCCAAGACCACCTACTGGATGTGTCTGAACAGGATGACTTTCTCAAACTTCCCCGCCTCAAG TTAGAAGTAATGCTAGAAGACAACCTGACTCTGCCCAGCAACGGCAAGCTTTACGCCAAGGTGCTAAACTGGGTGCAGCGCAGCCTTTGGGAGAATGGAGAGCAACTGGAACAACTTATGGAGGAG GTGCAAATGCTGTACTACTCAGCTGACCACAAGCTGGTGGATGGAGGGCTGGTGATTGAGGGGCACACTGAGGTGTTTGGTGGCGAGGAGGAGCACCTTCAGTTTGTGCAG AAGAAGCCGGTACGAGAGAGCGCGCAGAGACCGATGAGCTGCAGTTCCTCGGGAAGCCTTTCACCCTCCAACCAAGCGGCAAATGGCCCCAAGCAAACAACCAGCAGAGAGTGGAAGTATATCGCCTCTGAGAAGACTACAA ACAACACCTACCTGTGTCTGGCTGTGCTGGACGGGGTGTTGAGTGTGATCTTCTTGCACGGCCGCAGCAGCCCCCAGACGTCCCCCTCCGCCACTCCCTGCCTGCTGAAGAGCCTCAGCTTTGAGGCCCCGCCAGAGGAGCTGGAGGAGCGTCGGCTGTCCCCCATGCGTTACGCTCGCTCCGGCCTGGGCACGGCAACTGTCAACTCGAGGCTCGTCGCAGCAG GGGGCTACAACCGGGAGGAATGTCTGAGGACTGTCGAGTGTTACGACCCCAAAGAGGACCGCTGGACCTTCATTGCGCCCATGCGAACTCCGAGGGCTCGTTTCCAAATGGCTGTTCTGATG GGTCAGCTCTACGTTATCGGAGGTTCCAACGGACATTCCGATGAGTTGAGCTGCGGCGAGACGTACGATCCAGTCGCCGACGAGTGGGCTCAGGTGCCCGAGCTCAGGACCAACCGCTGCAACGCAG GTGTCTGCTCCTTGAACAACAAACTCTATGTTGTGGGAGGGTCCGACCCCTGCGGGCAGAAAGGACTGAAGAACTGTGATGCCTTTGACCCAGTCTCCAAAATCTGGTCTAGTTGTGCCCCCCTCAACATCa GACGACACCAGGCGGCAGTGTGCGAGTTGGATGGTTTTATGTATGTGATCGGAGGCGCCGAGTCATGGAACTGTCTGAACACCGTGGAACGCTACAACCCTGAGAACAACACCTGGAGCCTGATTGCACCCATGAATGTGGCCCGCAGGGGGGCCGGCGTGGCCGTCTGTGCCG GCAAACTGTTTGTCGTCGGCGGCTTCGACGGCTCCCACGCACTCCGTTGCGTGGAGGTCTACGACCCGGCCCGAAACGAGTGGAAGATGCTGGGC GACAGCATCTACGCCGTGGGCGGCTTCGACGGCAACGACTTCCTCAACACCATGGAGGTGTACGACCCAGAGGTGGACGAGTGGAGCGACTGCATCAAGGCCCTCTTTCCATTCCCCGAGTGA
- the ivns1abpa gene encoding influenza virus NS1A-binding protein homolog A isoform X1, translating into MIPNGYLIFEDESFLDSTVAKMNALRKSGQFCDVRLQVCGHELMAHRAVLACCSPYLFEIFNSDIEPHGVSHVTFEDLDPEAVEILLNYAYTAQLKADKELVKDVYSAAKRFKMERVKQICGDYLLSKMDSQNVISFRNFASSMGDARVLAKVDSYIQDHLLDVSEQDDFLKLPRLKLEVMLEDNLTLPSNGKLYAKVLNWVQRSLWENGEQLEQLMEEVQMLYYSADHKLVDGGLVIEGHTEVFGGEEEHLQFVQKKPVRESAQRPMSCSSSGSLSPSNQAANGPKQTTSREWKYIASEKTTNNTYLCLAVLDGVLSVIFLHGRSSPQTSPSATPCLLKSLSFEAPPEELEERRLSPMRYARSGLGTATVNSRLVAAGGYNREECLRTVECYDPKEDRWTFIAPMRTPRARFQMAVLMGQLYVIGGSNGHSDELSCGETYDPVADEWAQVPELRTNRCNAGVCSLNNKLYVVGGSDPCGQKGLKNCDAFDPVSKIWSSCAPLNIRRHQAAVCELDGFMYVIGGAESWNCLNTVERYNPENNTWSLIAPMNVARRGAGVAVCAGKLFVVGGFDGSHALRCVEVYDPARNEWKMLGSMTASRSNAGVVMLGDSIYAVGGFDGNDFLNTMEVYDPEVDEWSDCIKALFPFPE; encoded by the exons ATGATTCCAAATGGTTACCTGATCTTTGAGGATGAAAGTTTCTTGGATTCCACTGTGGCCAAAATGAATGCCCTGAGAAAGAGTGGTCAGTTCTGCGACGTTAGACTGCAG gtatgtGGCCATGAGTTGATGGCCCATCGTGCTGTGCTGGCTTGCTGCAGTCCATACCTGTTTGAGATCTTCAACAGTGACATTGAACCTCATGGAGTGTCACATGTCACTTTTGAGGACTTGGACCCGGAGGCTGTGGAGATCTTGCTTAACTATGCCTACACTGCCCA GCTTAAGGCAGATAAGGAGCTGGTCAAGGAcgtttactctgctgccaaaaGGTTCAAGATGGAGCGGGTCAAGCAG ATTTGCGGTGACTACTTGCTGTCTAAGATGGATTCCCAGAACGTCATTTCTTTTCGGAACTTTGCTAGCTCAATGGGAGATGCCAGAGTTTTGGCCAAAGTGGATTCCTACATCCAAGACCACCTACTGGATGTGTCTGAACAGGATGACTTTCTCAAACTTCCCCGCCTCAAG TTAGAAGTAATGCTAGAAGACAACCTGACTCTGCCCAGCAACGGCAAGCTTTACGCCAAGGTGCTAAACTGGGTGCAGCGCAGCCTTTGGGAGAATGGAGAGCAACTGGAACAACTTATGGAGGAG GTGCAAATGCTGTACTACTCAGCTGACCACAAGCTGGTGGATGGAGGGCTGGTGATTGAGGGGCACACTGAGGTGTTTGGTGGCGAGGAGGAGCACCTTCAGTTTGTGCAG AAGAAGCCGGTACGAGAGAGCGCGCAGAGACCGATGAGCTGCAGTTCCTCGGGAAGCCTTTCACCCTCCAACCAAGCGGCAAATGGCCCCAAGCAAACAACCAGCAGAGAGTGGAAGTATATCGCCTCTGAGAAGACTACAA ACAACACCTACCTGTGTCTGGCTGTGCTGGACGGGGTGTTGAGTGTGATCTTCTTGCACGGCCGCAGCAGCCCCCAGACGTCCCCCTCCGCCACTCCCTGCCTGCTGAAGAGCCTCAGCTTTGAGGCCCCGCCAGAGGAGCTGGAGGAGCGTCGGCTGTCCCCCATGCGTTACGCTCGCTCCGGCCTGGGCACGGCAACTGTCAACTCGAGGCTCGTCGCAGCAG GGGGCTACAACCGGGAGGAATGTCTGAGGACTGTCGAGTGTTACGACCCCAAAGAGGACCGCTGGACCTTCATTGCGCCCATGCGAACTCCGAGGGCTCGTTTCCAAATGGCTGTTCTGATG GGTCAGCTCTACGTTATCGGAGGTTCCAACGGACATTCCGATGAGTTGAGCTGCGGCGAGACGTACGATCCAGTCGCCGACGAGTGGGCTCAGGTGCCCGAGCTCAGGACCAACCGCTGCAACGCAG GTGTCTGCTCCTTGAACAACAAACTCTATGTTGTGGGAGGGTCCGACCCCTGCGGGCAGAAAGGACTGAAGAACTGTGATGCCTTTGACCCAGTCTCCAAAATCTGGTCTAGTTGTGCCCCCCTCAACATCa GACGACACCAGGCGGCAGTGTGCGAGTTGGATGGTTTTATGTATGTGATCGGAGGCGCCGAGTCATGGAACTGTCTGAACACCGTGGAACGCTACAACCCTGAGAACAACACCTGGAGCCTGATTGCACCCATGAATGTGGCCCGCAGGGGGGCCGGCGTGGCCGTCTGTGCCG GCAAACTGTTTGTCGTCGGCGGCTTCGACGGCTCCCACGCACTCCGTTGCGTGGAGGTCTACGACCCGGCCCGAAACGAGTGGAAGATGCTGGGCAGCATGACCGCGTCCCGCAGCAACGCGGGCGTGGTCATGCTGGGCGACAGCATCTACGCCGTGGGCGGCTTCGACGGCAACGACTTCCTCAACACCATGGAGGTGTACGACCCAGAGGTGGACGAGTGGAGCGACTGCATCAAGGCCCTCTTTCCATTCCCCGAGTGA